Proteins found in one Candidatus Caldatribacterium sp. genomic segment:
- a CDS encoding Gfo/Idh/MocA family oxidoreductase has translation MERLGIGIVGFGFIGRIHALAFSSLPFYYADLPFIPEIRGICTSREDTARKAQEETGVPFVTSRFEELVHREDIDVIVVATPNALHLPVVFEAARAKKAIYCDKPLASSLEEAEKIREAVTAWGVPFGMAFQNRFVPAILRARELIQSGFLGEVTRVRVQYLHSGYNDPLRPMSWRLDRKLSGGGALADLGSHGIDLVRYLLGDFTVESARARTFVKRRPKDASREEFVEVLVDDWAEVLGSLPGGAPVTLEASRFATGSCDELRLEIEGMEGAIRYNSMQPNFLLVYDARRPSGPYGGERGFQHIESVHQYPYPNRIPGKFAIGWVRAHIACAHDFLLHLAGKPSLGATLEDGVAVQRVLERAYELSGY, from the coding sequence ATGGAGCGCCTCGGGATTGGCATCGTTGGTTTTGGCTTCATCGGAAGAATTCACGCCCTTGCCTTTTCGTCCCTCCCCTTTTACTATGCCGATCTCCCCTTTATCCCCGAAATTCGCGGCATCTGCACCTCCCGGGAGGATACCGCCCGGAAAGCCCAGGAGGAAACCGGGGTTCCCTTTGTGACGTCCCGTTTTGAGGAGCTCGTGCACCGGGAGGACATCGATGTTATCGTGGTCGCAACCCCAAATGCCCTGCACCTCCCTGTCGTTTTTGAGGCAGCCCGGGCGAAAAAGGCCATTTACTGCGACAAGCCCTTGGCCTCGAGCTTGGAGGAGGCAGAAAAAATACGGGAAGCCGTCACCGCCTGGGGTGTTCCCTTTGGTATGGCCTTTCAGAACCGTTTCGTTCCCGCCATTCTCCGGGCTCGGGAGCTCATCCAAAGCGGTTTCCTTGGGGAGGTTACCCGGGTTCGCGTCCAGTACCTCCACTCCGGGTACAACGATCCCCTCCGTCCCATGAGCTGGCGCCTTGACAGGAAGCTCTCTGGCGGTGGAGCTCTCGCAGACCTCGGGTCCCATGGGATTGATCTTGTCCGGTACCTCCTTGGGGATTTCACGGTCGAAAGTGCCCGGGCAAGAACTTTCGTGAAGCGGCGGCCAAAAGACGCCTCTCGGGAGGAATTCGTCGAGGTTCTCGTCGACGACTGGGCTGAAGTTTTGGGTTCTCTTCCTGGTGGGGCCCCTGTAACCCTTGAGGCGAGCCGTTTCGCCACCGGAAGCTGCGATGAGCTTCGCCTGGAAATCGAGGGAATGGAAGGGGCCATCCGCTACAACTCGATGCAACCGAACTTCCTCCTTGTGTACGATGCCCGTCGCCCATCCGGCCCTTACGGTGGGGAGCGGGGGTTCCAGCACATTGAGTCGGTCCACCAGTACCCCTATCCGAACCGGATTCCCGGAAAATTTGCCATTGGCTGGGTTCGAGCCCACATTGCCTGTGCCCATGATTTCCTCCTGCACCTTGCTGGGAAACCCTCTCTTGGGGCTACCCTTGAGGATGGGGTGGCAGTGCAGCGGGTTCTTGAGAGAGCCTATGAGCTCTCTGGGTATTGA
- the serS gene encoding serine--tRNA ligase: protein MLDWKWVREHRKEVEEALRKRGMGTEILEELFALDEKRRSLQKEADSLRQRKNQIAKAIGALRREGKDPGDLLREGEEISTRLDSLEEELRETEERWREKLLFLPNIPHETVPFGRGEEDNVEVRWWGEPREFDFPPRPHWEIGEILNILDFERGAKIASSRFTVLKGKGALLERALINFMLDLHTLKHGYQEIFPPFLVNTKTMTGTGQLPKFFDDLYHCQDDLHLIPTAEVPVTNLHADEILEEEDLPIYYVAYSACFRREAGSYGKDVRGLIRQHQFNKVELVKFVHPDHSYDELEELVRDAEEVLELLGLPYRVVTLCTGDLGFAAAKTYDIEVWLPSQGRYREISSCSNFEDFQARRANIRFRSQSGKLHYVHTLNGSGLAVGRTLVAILENYQQEDGTVVVPEVLRRYMHGLDMLTPEFEVK from the coding sequence ATGCTTGACTGGAAGTGGGTTCGAGAGCACAGAAAGGAAGTGGAGGAAGCCCTGCGGAAGCGGGGCATGGGCACGGAAATTCTTGAGGAACTCTTTGCCCTTGACGAGAAGCGGAGGAGCCTCCAGAAGGAGGCCGATTCGCTGAGGCAGAGAAAGAACCAGATTGCGAAGGCCATTGGCGCGCTGAGACGGGAGGGTAAAGACCCCGGGGATCTCCTCCGGGAGGGTGAGGAAATCTCCACCCGCCTGGACTCCCTTGAGGAGGAGCTACGGGAAACCGAGGAGAGGTGGAGGGAGAAGCTCCTTTTCCTCCCCAACATCCCTCACGAGACCGTCCCCTTTGGGAGGGGTGAGGAGGACAACGTCGAGGTCCGCTGGTGGGGGGAACCGAGGGAGTTCGATTTCCCCCCTCGGCCGCACTGGGAAATCGGGGAGATTCTCAACATTCTCGATTTCGAGCGGGGAGCCAAAATCGCCTCATCCCGTTTCACGGTGCTCAAGGGGAAAGGGGCACTCCTTGAGCGGGCGCTCATCAATTTCATGCTCGATCTCCACACCCTAAAGCACGGGTACCAGGAAATCTTCCCACCCTTTCTCGTGAACACCAAGACCATGACTGGGACGGGACAGCTCCCCAAGTTCTTTGACGACCTCTACCACTGCCAGGACGATCTCCACCTCATACCGACTGCAGAGGTTCCGGTGACGAATCTCCACGCCGATGAAATCCTTGAGGAGGAGGACCTTCCCATCTACTACGTGGCGTACAGTGCCTGTTTCAGGCGGGAAGCGGGCTCCTACGGAAAGGACGTTCGGGGGCTCATTCGGCAGCACCAGTTCAACAAGGTGGAGCTCGTGAAGTTCGTCCACCCGGATCACTCCTACGATGAGCTTGAGGAGCTCGTTCGGGACGCAGAAGAAGTCCTCGAACTCCTCGGGCTTCCCTACCGGGTGGTGACGCTGTGCACCGGGGATCTCGGTTTTGCCGCGGCAAAGACCTACGATATCGAGGTCTGGCTTCCTTCTCAAGGGAGGTATCGGGAGATTTCCTCGTGCAGCAACTTTGAGGATTTTCAGGCGCGGCGGGCGAACATCCGCTTCCGTTCTCAAAGCGGGAAGCTCCACTACGTGCACACCCTGAACGGCTCAGGCCTTGCAGTAGGCAGGACTCTCGTGGCCATTCTTGAGAACTACCAGCAGGAGGACGGGACGGTTGTGGTTCCTGAGGTTCTCCGCCGCTACATGCACGGCCTTGACATGCTCACTCCGGAATTCGAGGTGAAGTGA
- a CDS encoding DUF4234 domain-containing protein yields MAISRFLEEDRASMPLAVLAVVFVILAVIFVLAGLVAAVQLQAGAAVGSLALVALFGILGAIFQLLVLYQWARAINRNITNTRDVFLNLKDRLEDPLRGEIGFFANRTEEFVVQTWPFWLYLVFYLIGLFTGVYAILFNILAFIFLAVYLHHIFRSTGKLSDLKDKLYQYLEDKHGVRLGGRVFRIPRRSIILFIILSIITFAIYWLYLLVKLSSEINHYLSTDEALRREVEEALGRVS; encoded by the coding sequence ATGGCCATTTCCAGGTTCCTTGAGGAAGATCGGGCGAGCATGCCTCTTGCAGTTCTTGCCGTGGTGTTCGTCATCCTTGCGGTTATTTTTGTCCTTGCCGGCCTTGTGGCTGCAGTGCAACTCCAGGCCGGTGCGGCGGTGGGGTCCCTGGCCCTGGTGGCCCTTTTTGGCATCCTTGGCGCCATTTTCCAGCTCCTTGTCCTCTACCAGTGGGCGCGGGCCATCAACCGGAACATCACGAATACCCGGGATGTTTTCCTCAACCTGAAGGACCGCTTAGAGGACCCGCTTCGGGGGGAAATCGGGTTCTTTGCCAACCGCACCGAGGAATTCGTGGTGCAGACCTGGCCGTTCTGGCTGTACCTTGTGTTCTACCTCATCGGGCTCTTCACAGGGGTGTACGCAATTCTCTTCAACATCCTAGCGTTCATTTTCCTTGCGGTGTACCTCCATCACATCTTCCGCTCCACCGGGAAGCTCTCAGACCTCAAGGATAAGCTCTACCAGTACCTTGAGGATAAGCACGGTGTTCGTCTTGGTGGTCGGGTGTTCAGGATACCGCGCCGGAGCATCATTCTCTTCATCATCCTGAGCATCATCACCTTTGCCATCTACTGGCTGTACCTCCTTGTGAAGCTCTCAAGCGAAATCAACCACTACCTCTCTACAGATGAGGCTCTGCGGCGGGAGGTCGAGGAGGCCCTGGGTCGAGTTTCCTGA
- a CDS encoding rhomboid family intramembrane serine protease, with amino-acid sequence MLYPIIVFNLVFFVATVASGGFTLSNLLRLGAKYGPLVASGEWQRLLISIFLHGNVWHLFFNTYALFQLGRLVEGIYGYRKFFVVYVLSGLSGSLLSFLVNFRQVGVGASGAIFGLAGFLFSGGLKYRNTSLHRLGMSLLPFIFINLLIGFTVPAIDNAAHVGGLLAGMGLGWIIAPGFSVFSWKRWGEGIAYGACVALVAFSIASFFLPGMLQGAVSLEAVVTFHNRVRDILAGIEEGVLPPKYTVESLRPPDREAQRIKDLLRAFLEEGDETRLAEVEEAFLRWRRNVLRKYEGLVFESAP; translated from the coding sequence ATGCTGTACCCAATCATCGTCTTTAATCTTGTGTTCTTTGTGGCCACTGTGGCAAGCGGTGGTTTTACTCTTTCTAACCTCTTGCGTCTTGGGGCAAAGTACGGGCCGCTTGTCGCCTCAGGGGAGTGGCAGCGGCTCCTCATCTCCATTTTCCTCCACGGGAACGTGTGGCATCTCTTCTTCAACACCTACGCCCTTTTTCAGCTCGGCAGGCTCGTTGAGGGCATATACGGGTATCGGAAGTTCTTCGTCGTGTACGTGCTCTCGGGGCTTTCAGGAAGTCTCCTCTCCTTTCTCGTCAACTTTCGACAGGTGGGCGTGGGAGCAAGCGGGGCCATTTTTGGTCTGGCGGGGTTTCTCTTCTCCGGGGGCCTCAAGTACCGGAATACCTCTCTCCACCGCTTAGGCATGAGCCTTCTCCCCTTCATATTCATCAACCTCCTCATTGGCTTCACCGTCCCGGCTATCGACAACGCGGCCCATGTTGGGGGGCTCCTCGCAGGTATGGGGCTTGGGTGGATTATCGCTCCTGGATTCTCGGTGTTCTCCTGGAAGCGCTGGGGGGAGGGTATTGCGTACGGTGCCTGTGTTGCCCTTGTGGCCTTCAGCATTGCTTCCTTTTTCCTTCCCGGGATGCTCCAGGGAGCGGTATCCCTTGAGGCGGTTGTAACCTTTCACAACAGGGTTCGGGATATCCTTGCCGGTATCGAGGAAGGAGTGCTTCCTCCGAAGTACACCGTTGAGTCCCTTCGTCCCCCCGATCGGGAAGCCCAGAGAATCAAGGACCTCCTTCGGGCTTTCCTTGAGGAGGGGGATGAAACGCGCCTTGCAGAAGTTGAAGAGGCTTTCCTGCGCTGGCGAAGAAATGTCCTGAGAAAATACGAGGGCTTGGTCTTTGAGAGTGCGCCGTGA
- a CDS encoding hydroxyacid dehydrogenase, with amino-acid sequence MKEAIRILCARGVPEDMVKRLSEEIGPVEVLTSDDEEEIIRAIGDKDVFVVRSKPLVTARIIEHAPRLKVVARPGVGTDNIDKKACEARGIQVMNTPEASAGSVAELTIGLAIALLRHLYLTCAFLKEGKWAKGKYTGRTVEGKTWGVVGFGSIGRRVAEIVKAMRAEVIAYDPYVPEEEFVRRGVKRAFRLEELLERSDIVSLHVVLNSETAGLLSGEMLRKMKKGAYLINTSRGKVVDQKALLEVLRDGHLAGVALDVYETEPPSPQDLELLAQENVICTPHIGGSTEEAFLNATEILVNKLRAFFYPGEGVPIGY; translated from the coding sequence GTGAAGGAGGCAATTCGTATTCTCTGTGCTCGGGGTGTGCCTGAGGATATGGTGAAGCGCCTTTCGGAGGAAATCGGCCCGGTGGAGGTCCTCACCTCAGACGATGAGGAAGAAATCATCAGGGCCATAGGGGACAAGGACGTGTTCGTTGTGCGTTCCAAGCCCCTTGTGACTGCCCGGATTATCGAGCACGCCCCCCGGCTCAAGGTCGTTGCCCGTCCGGGGGTGGGGACGGACAACATCGATAAAAAAGCGTGTGAAGCCCGGGGCATTCAGGTTATGAATACTCCTGAGGCTTCGGCAGGGAGTGTGGCGGAGCTCACCATAGGGCTTGCCATTGCGCTTTTGCGCCACCTCTATTTGACTTGTGCCTTCCTCAAGGAGGGGAAGTGGGCCAAGGGGAAGTACACCGGGAGAACCGTTGAGGGGAAGACCTGGGGCGTGGTGGGTTTTGGGAGCATCGGCCGGCGGGTCGCCGAAATCGTGAAGGCCATGCGGGCCGAAGTCATAGCCTACGATCCCTATGTCCCTGAGGAGGAGTTTGTCCGGCGGGGGGTGAAGCGGGCTTTCCGGCTTGAGGAGCTCCTTGAGCGGAGCGACATTGTTTCACTCCATGTGGTCCTCAACAGCGAAACAGCAGGGCTCCTCTCGGGGGAGATGCTCCGGAAGATGAAAAAGGGTGCCTACCTCATCAACACTTCCCGGGGAAAGGTTGTCGATCAGAAGGCGCTCCTTGAGGTCCTGCGGGATGGGCATCTTGCGGGAGTGGCGCTCGATGTGTACGAGACTGAACCTCCTTCTCCGCAGGACCTCGAGCTCCTCGCCCAGGAGAACGTCATCTGCACCCCCCACATTGGCGGGAGCACTGAGGAGGCTTTTCTCAACGCCACGGAGATTCTCGTGAACAAGCTCAGGGCCTTCTTTTACCCTGGAGAGGGGGTTCCAATCGGGTACTGA
- a CDS encoding YjbQ family protein — translation MRSYRKELWFHTPTRRAFVNITPLLEECLRESGIKEGLLLCNAMHITASVFVNDDEEGLHEDFERWLEKLAPEKPYEQYRHNVGEDNADAHLKRTIMGREVVIAVTDGRLDLGPWEQVFYGEFDGKRPKRVLVKIIGE, via the coding sequence ATGCGGAGCTACCGGAAGGAACTCTGGTTCCATACCCCCACCCGTCGTGCCTTCGTGAACATCACTCCCCTTCTTGAGGAATGCCTTCGCGAGAGCGGCATAAAGGAAGGTCTCCTCCTCTGCAACGCCATGCACATCACCGCAAGCGTCTTCGTGAACGATGACGAAGAGGGCCTCCACGAGGACTTCGAGCGATGGCTTGAGAAACTCGCTCCGGAAAAGCCCTACGAACAGTACCGTCACAATGTGGGAGAGGACAATGCCGATGCGCATCTCAAGCGGACCATCATGGGACGGGAAGTGGTCATTGCCGTGACTGATGGGAGGCTCGATCTTGGTCCCTGGGAGCAGGTCTTCTACGGGGAGTTCGACGGGAAGCGCCCCAAGCGGGTTCTGGTGAAAATCATAGGGGAATAG
- a CDS encoding archease has product MAMKPFEVLDHTADIGLVAWGRSLEELFANAALGMFSLIGALEKVGEGFEASVSVEGSDYEDLLVTWLNELLYLFEAEEVLLARFEILELGQYYLKGKVYGEPIDFAKHEIFRIVKACTYHEVKVEEVEPGLFRAQVYFDI; this is encoded by the coding sequence ATGGCGATGAAACCCTTTGAGGTTCTCGACCACACCGCAGATATTGGCCTTGTGGCCTGGGGAAGGTCCCTGGAGGAGCTCTTCGCCAACGCTGCCCTGGGAATGTTTTCCCTCATCGGGGCGTTAGAAAAGGTAGGCGAAGGATTCGAGGCTTCTGTCTCTGTAGAGGGAAGCGACTACGAGGATCTCCTTGTCACCTGGCTTAATGAGCTACTCTACCTTTTCGAGGCTGAGGAAGTGCTCCTTGCCCGTTTTGAGATTCTCGAGCTCGGGCAGTACTACCTGAAGGGAAAGGTGTACGGGGAACCAATCGATTTTGCGAAACATGAGATTTTCCGAATCGTCAAGGCCTGTACGTACCACGAGGTGAAGGTGGAGGAGGTTGAGCCAGGACTTTTCCGGGCACAGGTGTACTTCGATATCTGA